The DNA window CATCAAAGACCTCTTCCCCACTGCAGCCAGTGGAGTCTACCTCATCCAGCCCCTGGGATTCAATGTTCCTTTCAAGGTATGGTGACGTCACTAGGTGACGGATAGTGAGTTGGCAGGTTTGTTGGATGCTACGGCAGAAGGAAACTGAAACATTATTTAGCTGGATGTGGGAAGTGATGTTTGAGTGTTTCTCTGCCTGAGCCCAGGTGTTCTGTCGGATGCTCCCTGACGGAGGCTGGACAGTGTTTCAGAAGCGTACTGGCGGAGCCGTTTCCTTCGACAGGAAATGGGCCGAGTACAAACATGGCTTTGGCAGTCCACGAAGTAAGGCATTCAACTGTTATTGTATAAATGTTCCATGATGGAGGCAAACCACGGTTATCACGGTTAAAGTTATCATTTCAACATCATACATATAGTTTATTTTTAAGAAGGCGTCACACCTAAATATTTGTTTTCCCTCCCAGAGGACCACTGGCTTGGCCTGTGTAAAGTCTACGCTATAACCAAAGCAGCCGGGACCAGGTGGACCATGAAGGTGGATCTGAGGGACTttggagggggcggagccttTGCTGAGTACGATGACTTCAAGCTGGGTGGCATGAGGAGTTCCTACAGGCTGACGGTTGGAGACTACAGGGGAAACGCAGGTAAAATAGGAATTTCCATCTTCAGAACAAATTTATATTTTGACAAATGTATATGAGAATTATACATTCCCCTTGTATAAGATTTAAAACATTGTCTGAGAGTCAATGGATCTGCTTTACATCTCTCCACTGGTGACGAAGAGGAGGCTGTTTAACCCCAGCGTGTTGCAGCAGGGTTTAATCGACTGTCTCTCCCCTAACAGGCGACGCAATCCGTGGAGGCTCTGCTGGTGCTGACCAGAACGGTTTTGGCTTCAGCACTAAAGATGTGGACGCAGACGGCTGTTCTCCCTGCATCTTCGGTGACATTGCAGTGAATAAGTGCACTTCTTTTATGGGAGGGGGTTGGTGGTACAGTCGCTGTGGATCTGCCAGCCTCAACGGTGACTGGCACCCTGCCGGAGAGAACCGGGGATGGGCGTCTGGCCTCCACTGGCTCACCTGGAGGGGGCCCGGACCATACTCAGCCAGCGCCTCACGCATGATGATCAAGGCTATGGGGGACAACACAGCCCCCTCCTGATGAGGATCAAGGATGTTTATATCATTCTAGTGTGTTTGGATcacctgtgtccttgtttgccaTTGAACTAGACATTTGAGGGGAAGAAGGCTTTTCATTCATGCGGTGTTTAGACTATAGATTGGGATTGTGGTAACGATGAATCCATTCCTTCGGATGTTCCAAACCAACCAGTAATTTACCAGTTTACACTGGGCCTATATTGGGGGGCTTTCAACCAGTTTCAAAAGAATCCTATAACTTGTTTAATGTGTGTAAAATAATCAGAACTATCAAAACAGTAAAAGCACACAGACGTCAATCATCCCCATGCAGTGtatagtcctgtaatgtgaataTTAATATAGATATGCTTAGGACAAAGAAATGTGCGGCATTGCTGTTTAAatgtattaaccctcgtgctgccttcgggtcacatgacccaaaggttcataacgaaccatcgttgtgtttacccaattttacccaatacaaaaacaaataaaaataattttcttttaaccttcgcaatgtggggggtctgagacagcccaacggttaaaagaaaatgcttcactttgtttttgtatgcggtaaagttgtcgcaatacgacggtgggtcacaatgactgatgggtcagaacgacccgaagataacacaagggttaaagctttGCTCTATACAAATGTATTAGGCTTGGATACTGAGGGCCAAAGGTTGATATTGGGCAAGGAACGGCCTGGTGCTTCACAgaaaaacaatgtgtgtgtgtcatgtcagaATGGGGCCACCCTGACCATACCTCAACCTGTCCGCTGCGTtctgactggacacacacactctcctcagtTTCTTTACACTGGGACGTGCTCCTGATTGGTTAGCCGGAAGAGCAGAGCCCTCTGGGTAATTGACTTAATTGGTCACGATAGGCTGTCGGCCATGTTGGATGTGTGCAGGGAGATCATGGCACAGGGCCAAAGGTATTTACATCTGATCAACGTGTGGatggtgtttatttatttatttaaagaaaCAGGGACAGCGTACAATAAACATTAACCTCAAGAGGAGAGATGCATAGTAGCAGGTTTTAGCTCAAGAGCTAATTTTCCCCCGTAGTCTCTGGGCAGGCTGATCTTAACTAAAATACATAATACATCATACATGCATGAATAGTGACATTTACATTGACCAAGTAAATAATATAAAAAAGGTAATATTCACACCTTTCATGTACAAATTTGATTTGACAGAAGCCATGTCTTTGCCTGTCTTGCAAACGTGTAAGAGTTTGTGCTTCTTATCAGCTCTGTAGGCAACATATTCCACTGACGAGCGGCCACACAAGAAAAAGTATTTATTCCAAATGTTGtcctgtctgttgtgtgtgtgtgtcctgtgtgtttatggtgtctgttcctgtgtgtgcgtgagaatcAGAACTCCCAGGAAATGAGAGCCTGAACTTGGTTGCTCGTTAGAAGAATCACTTTTTAtatccccctgacacacacacacacacacagacacacagagaaacacgtacacacaaacacacacacgtacacacagacacatgcatgcataaacgcacacaacagacacacaaccacataagcacctacacaaacatacaccccccacatacacacacgcacaacccctacacacacatgcacctcccccccaaacacacaaccGCGTGCCACATGTacacagctcccccccccccccccacacacacacagctcatggCAGCCATCATGAGTCAGGGGAGCAGGGGTTGTGTGTAGGCAGAGCTGCCTGGCACAGCTGCCTGGCACAGCTGCCTGGCACAGCTGACGCTAGCTGTCATCAGACACGGCTCAATACACCTCACACCATCACACAGGagcgctgtgtgtctgtgtgtgtgtgtctgtgtgtgtctgtgtgtgtctgtgtgtgtgtgggatgataGGTGGGGATGAGGCGTATGGTAGTGATGGCGTCTCGGCTGCGGTGCTGACAGCTGGGGTTTGTGAGGCTCTGAAAGTTCAGAAATCCACTTTGTTacttgctacacacacactctcacacacaaacacgcagtaGTTAAGCGTGTAGAGtaggttaaggttagcagtagTTAAGCGTGTAGAGtaggttaaggttagcagtagTTAAGCGTGTAGAGtaggttaaggttagcagtagTTAAGCGTGTAGAGtaggttaaggttagcagtagTTAAGCGTGTAGAGTAGGTTGTGGTTAGCAGTAGTTAAGCGTGTAGAGtaggttaaggttagcagtagTTAAGCGTGTAGAGtaggttaaggttagcagtagTTAAGCGTGTAGAGTAGGTTGTGGTTAGCAGTAGTTAAGCGTGTAGAGTAGGTTACGGTTAGCAGTAGTTAAGCGTGTAGAGtaggttaaggttagcagtagTTAAGCATGTAGAGTAGGTTGTGGTTAGCAGTAGTTAAGCGTGTAGAGtaggttaaggttagcagtagTTAAGCGTGTAGAGTAGGTTGTGGTTAGCACTAAGGCTGAAGTTCATAACTATGATGGTGTTCCAGCTTGGACCAGGGGGGCCATAGTCCAtctcccaccatctctccatccatctctccatccatctctccatccatctcccaccttctctccatccatctctccatccatctcccaccttctctccatccatctctccatccatctcccaccttctctccatccatctctccatccatctctccatccatctcccaccttctctccatccatctctccatccatctctccatccatctcccaccttctctcatccatctctccatccatctcccaccttctctccatccatctcccaccttctctcatccatctctccatccatctcccaccttctctccatccatctctccatccatctttccatccatctcccaccttctctccatccatctttccatccatctcccaccttctctccatccatctcccaccttctctccatccatctctccatccatctttccatccatctcccaccttctctccatccatctcccaccttctctccatccatctctccatccatctttccatccatctcccaccttctctccatccatctcccaccttctctccatccatctctccatccatctttccatccatctcccaccttctctccacccatctcccaccttctctccatccatctcccaccttctctccatccatctctccatccatctttccatccatctcccaccttctctccatccatctcccaccttctctccatccatctctccatacatctcccaccttctctccatccatctcccaccttctctcatccatctatccatccatctcccaccttctctccatccatctctccatccatctttccatccatctcccaccttctctccatccatctctccatccatctttccatccatctcccaccttctctccacccatctcccaccttctctccatccatctttccatccatctcccaccttctctccatccatctcccaccttctctccatccatctcccacctctccatccatctctccatccatctcctaccttctctccatccatctctccatccatctttccatccatctcccaccttctctccatccatctcccaccttctctccatccatctttccatccatctcccaccttctctccagtCCTGCAGGCacatgaggggggggagggggggatggagagagggggggatggagagagggggggatggagagagggggggatggagagagggggggatggagagagggggggatggagagagggggggatggagagggggggggatggagagagggggggatggagagagggggggatggagagggggggggatggagagagggggggatggagaggggggggatggagagggggggggatggagagagggggggatggagagagggggggatggagagagggggggatggagagagggggggatggagagagagggggatggagagggggggatacAGGAAGACAGATAGAAAGGTGGGAGAAATGGGGAGAGAAAGGTAGAAAGATCAGAGAGTGTAATTAGATGTTTCCTGTCAACCTAAAGGGCACATAGAGTTAGCCTTAGGCcaacaccatatacacacacacagccacacacacacacacacacttccatatCCACACACATAATGTatgtagccacacacacagacacacacagatacacacacacagacacacacatgctggtaATTACTTGGCTTCCATGTTCTCCAGTCTGAAGGAGATgcctggaggtgtggaggtgatgccTGGAGGTGTGAAGGAGATgcctggaggtgtggaggtggggggatgttcagacagagagactgaagagagagaggaagagatgaactCTTCAATATAAATTCAAAGAAGTCCAGGAAAACAGGAAGATGTTACTGAGCGCCAGGTTCAGATTGTGCCTTCTGGATAAAGACAGAtaagggccgggtttcccagattcgttaagaagctcttaacgctaagagcttcttaggaacgttctaagaacgctctagaacgttcttagaacgctcctaagaagctcatagcgttaagagcttcttaacgaatctgggaaaccctgccaagGTCTTTACAGTCTTGTGATAGAGAGggttggggggagaggaggggggagaggaggggggagaggaagggggagggagggagagttcattaggagggaagagaaacagaACATTCTAAATTCCCACAAGATATGACCTTCCTCTGGCAGTTCCTATGCAGCATAGCATTACCATGTATTATATACATATACGCACTCTGACTGCTGAATAGTGAGGAGGCAGTGGATTGTAAGAATTGatgatgtgtgtgcgcgtgtatatgtgtgtatttactgtacgtgtgcccccccccctctaatgCTGTCGCCATCTACGAATCTTTTCTTTTAAGAAATCTGTCTATATTCTtttgcactacacacacatcgtcACACGCTAAATGTTAAGGATAAAACACTTGAAGGACTTTTACCCGGCACCCCTGCTCTCGTCAGACAGCACCCCTGCTCTCGTCAGACAGCACCCCTGCTCTCGTCAGACAGCACCCCTGCTCTCGTCAGACAGCACCCCTGCTCTCGTCAGACAGCACCCCTGCTCTCGTCAGACAGCACCCCTGCTCTCGTCAGACAGCACCCCTGCTCTCGTCAGACAGCACCCCTGCTCTCGTCAGACAGCACCCCTGCTCTGGCTCATCCACAACATGAACTCTtcttcttgttgccttctgctCTCTGGAAGCTTCTAACACTAAGAAGAAGAATATGGTTTATTTTTTATAGAGCCTTTCCCAAGCTCCAGGATGCAATTTAAAATGGTAATACAGTACAAAAACATGGACAaacactaaatgtaaaaaagcaTCAAGCAGtcaaacacagaaaatgaaacATGACAGATTAGCTTAAGTGTGTTGTGCATGAGAGCCAGGAAATGTAAAAACACGCacaatgacaagaaataatattgatcatgcctccaaatacagattaaaagtAACAAGCCTGGTTTAAAAATGTAAGACGTACAAAGTACAGatttctttgtaaaaaatgtaaggaaAGTAAAAAGTTAGTTGCTTAAGTCCAGCAAGGAAGTATTAGTAAtcagttacttcccatctctgcaacAGTGTAATCACAATGTCATCAAAGTGTAATAATAGTGTAATAACAACGTaatagtgtctctctctcattctttctcacacacataacAGCATAATAACAAATACACCCATCCATAGCAAACATCCTAATTAAACATGCCTATATGTCTCTCTTGCCTCTCAAAGTCCAACCCTAACGTCCTAGTTGTGAGAGGTGGAAACAGGTCATGCTGGCTAATAGGGCACTGGTTAAGCTCATAGGCCAATCACCTGTGAAGTGGATAAAAATGATTACTGAAACATTGATGAAGATATGTCTCTCTGGTAGATGTGAAAATCGCCCCCTGGTgcggggtttgtttgttttggtttccaGAACGACACCACAATAAAGTCTTAACAGCAAACGTCTATGAGTGAGACCCAGACAATTTAATGTCCCTATCAGAGTGGTTTTGCACTCCTGTTcagagtgaagaggagagagagagagagagagagagagagagagagagagagagagagagaaaaaaagagagagagagacagggactgaGGAATAGGACACAACTGCTGCTGAAAGCTATTTTCTTGAAAAtgacaaaattaaataaatctctctttttttcatcatcccccatcactcccccccatcagccccccctcccatcacccccccccccatcacccccccatcacacccccccatcacacccccccatcactccccctcccatcaccccccccccatcacccccccatcactcccccccatcagcccccctcccatcacccccccatcaccccccccatcacacccccccatcacccccccatcacacaccccccatcaccctcccatcaccccccctcccatcacccccccatcaccccccctcccatcacccccaccatcacccccccctccccttccgttTATGTACTGAGGAGGTGTACTGTTGGTATTTCAGATCTTCATATGTCAAGATGATCTGATCAACacgtccacagacacacacacacacagacacacacacacacacacaaacacacagacacacacacagacacacacacagacacacacagacacacacaaacacacacacacacagacacacacacagacacacacacaccaacacacagacacacacacacaaacacagacagcttCATACCCTTATATCTCAGTATAATCGGATCTCCACAGTCACATGACAGTCTGACTTGAGACCAGATTAAGTCATTAAATCAGACCAACATATGAAACCTAGGAGCTTGAAGATGGTTTCATTAActgggacacagacacacacacagacacacacacacacacacccacagacacacgcacacacagacacacacacacacagacacacacacacacagacacacacacccacagacacacgcacacacagacacacacacccacagacacacacacacataaacccacagacacacgcacacacagacacacgcacacacccacagacacacacacacacacacagacacacacacacatctaggagggcacacatacccacacacacacacccccacagacacacgcacacacagacacacacccacacacacagacacacacacccacagacacacacacatctaggagGGGACTGTGACTGCCAGACTGTATAAACAGGTTCCATATGAGCCCCCTAACCTCACAATAGAACCaccatacactctctctctatgtctctctctctccttctctctctctatgtctctctctgtctctctctctcgctctctgcctgtgtgtgtgtgtctgtctgtctttctgtcagtctgtctgtttgtgtgtgtgtgtgtgtgtgtgtgtgtgtgagcgtgagacagagtgagagtaaaagagagacagagagagtgggagggtgacagagatggagacagtgagaaagagacattgagagagagagggaaaatgaGGAGGTGGTAAAATATATACTAGCTCAAggcaggagagatgagagatggagaggaggagagaggagggagggagggagaaggaggagggagggagggagggaggagggagaaggaggagggagggagggaggagggagaaggaggaaggagggagggaggaggagagaggagggagggaggaggaagaaggaggagggagggagggaggaggagagaggagggagggaggagggagaaggaggagggagggagggagtgcacCAGGGTCACGATGAcgctccctctcatctctctccctgagaTTCTGGCTCcggcgtcacacacacacacccacgtgtcatggctggagtgtgtgtgtgtgatggtgtgtgtgtgtgtgatggtgtgtgtgtgtgtgatggtggtgtgtgtgtgtgtgtgtgatgctccaTTAAGGTGACAGGGCAAGGAGGGAATAATCTAGCTAGTTTAGTGAATACATggtagaaggggagggagggaggtgtggggggaggcagggagaggcagggggaggcagggggagacagggggaggcagggggagacagggggaggcagggagaggcagggggagacaggggataA is part of the Osmerus eperlanus unplaced genomic scaffold, fOsmEpe2.1 SCAFFOLD_130, whole genome shotgun sequence genome and encodes:
- the LOC134016542 gene encoding angiopoietin-related protein 5-like isoform X1, encoding MRLMACYTTLFLSLFSLTDQTKGRPKPLVAQGTDCSNIKDLFPTAASGVYLIQPLGFNVPFKVFCRMLPDGGWTVFQKRTGGAVSFDRKWAEYKHGFGSPRKDHWLGLCKVYAITKAAGTRWTMKVDLRDFGGGGAFAEYDDFKLGGMRSSYRLTVGDYRGNAGDAIRGGSAGADQNGFGFSTKDVDADGCSPCIFGDIAVNKCTSFMGGGWWYSRCGSASLNGDWHPAGENRGWASGLHWLTWRGPGPYSASASRMMIKAMGDNTAPS